From Shewanella psychrophila, a single genomic window includes:
- a CDS encoding DUF3137 domain-containing protein, which yields MNIVSFILGAPIKSKRQSQRLVAVRGEIEDLRAHYNEHIEPLTRKFENRRVACLKALRQRIYMSIGIFLAIVFVVYLFDTRQRLDIPWFLYLLPALPLFWWSSRPVQRYKSDVKQRVFPKIFSYFGDDFIFSPTHSMSLSVLKRSKLLPHYDDAKFEDYVQGTYKGVEIAINELQLTKEVRRDKRTDTQTVFTGVMVQLSSHKKFNGHTVVVKTRGGFINFLSDSFKSLVRVKLEDPRFENQFDVFSSDQIEARYLLTVSFMERLQDLATCFTGKIQCAFYDDKLLIMLASRDNRFELGSIFNGATFEYEFSQINKEMQQLFAMIEVLKLDEYTGL from the coding sequence ATGAATATAGTCAGTTTTATCTTAGGTGCTCCCATCAAATCTAAGCGGCAATCACAACGCTTGGTGGCTGTCCGTGGAGAGATAGAAGATCTAAGAGCCCATTATAATGAGCATATCGAGCCGCTCACCCGTAAATTCGAAAACCGCCGAGTCGCTTGCCTGAAAGCTCTTAGGCAACGTATCTATATGAGCATCGGCATCTTTTTGGCGATTGTTTTCGTGGTCTATTTGTTTGATACCCGTCAACGGTTGGATATTCCCTGGTTCCTCTACCTCTTACCTGCTTTACCTTTATTTTGGTGGTCCTCAAGGCCTGTTCAGCGTTACAAGAGTGACGTTAAACAGCGGGTTTTTCCTAAGATATTTAGCTATTTTGGTGATGACTTTATTTTTAGTCCGACCCATAGCATGAGCTTGTCGGTACTCAAGCGATCAAAGCTACTTCCCCATTACGACGATGCAAAATTTGAAGATTATGTTCAGGGTACCTACAAGGGGGTGGAGATCGCGATAAATGAGCTGCAATTGACCAAAGAGGTGAGGCGGGATAAACGCACCGATACTCAGACCGTGTTTACTGGTGTGATGGTTCAACTCAGTAGTCATAAGAAATTTAACGGTCATACTGTAGTGGTTAAAACTCGAGGAGGGTTTATTAATTTCTTATCTGATTCATTTAAGAGTCTTGTAAGAGTGAAGCTTGAAGATCCAAGGTTCGAGAATCAATTCGATGTTTTTTCCTCTGATCAAATTGAAGCAAGATACTTGCTGACAGTGAGTTTTATGGAGCGCCTGCAAGATCTGGCGACTTGTTTCACAGGTAAGATTCAATGTGCTTTTTATGATGATAAGCTGCTCATCATGTTAGCCAGTCGTGATAATCGCTTCGAATTAGGCTCCATATTCAATGGTGCCACTTTTGAATATGAGTTCAGCCAAATAAATAAAGAGATGCAGCAGCTGTTTGCTATGATTGAAGTACTTAAACTCGATGAGTACACAGGACTCTAG